The Ischnura elegans chromosome 1, ioIscEleg1.1, whole genome shotgun sequence genome contains a region encoding:
- the LOC124170922 gene encoding ras-related protein Rab-11A — translation MGTRDDEYDYLFKVVLIGDSGVGKSNLLSRFTRNEFNLESKSTIGVEFATRSIQVDGKTIKAQIWDTAGQERYRAITSAYYRGAVGALLVYDIAKHLTYENVERWLRELRDHADQNIVIMLVGNKSDLRHLRAVPTDEAKGFAIRNGLSFIETSALDSTNVEAAFHNILTEIYRIVSQKQIRDPPEGDTIRPQNVEPIDVKPTVSSTDSVRKQCCQ, via the exons ATGGGCACCCGCGATGACGAATACGACTATTTATTTAAAG TGGTGTTAATCGGCGACTCTGGTGTTGGGAAGAGTAATTTGCTTTCGCGATTTACTAGAAATGAATTCAATTTGGAATCGAAATCAACTATCGGGGTTGAATTTGCAACAAGGAGTATACAA gtggATGGAAAAACAATCAAGGCGCAGATTTGGGACACAGCCGGGCAGGAAAGATATAGGGCCATAACATCCGC GTACTATCGGGGTGCTGTCGGAGCCTTATTAGTTTATGATATTGCAAAGCATTTGACGTATGAAAATGTCGAGAGATGGCTTAGAGAGCTTAGAGATCACGCAGATCAGAATATTGTAATCATGCTCGTTGGTAATAAATCTGACTTGAGACACTTACGTGCCGTCCCTACAGATGAAGCGAAGGGGTTTGCCATTAGGAATGGATTGTCCTTTATCGAGACCTCTGCTCTGGACTCAACGAATGTTGAGGCAGCTTTCCATAACATACTTACAG AAATCTATCGAATCGTGTCTCAGAAGCAGATTAGAGACCCACCTGAAGGAGATACTATCAGACCACAGAATGTGGAGCCTATTGATGTGAAACCAACTGTGAGTAGTACTGATAGTGTGCGCAAGCAGTGTTGCCAGTGA